One Sediminibacillus dalangtanensis genomic region harbors:
- a CDS encoding FecCD family ABC transporter permease — protein MANITAADKGPRPLLATVILIGGLAVLLLTMGLSILYGAADVKYATIWQSIYQFDASSTSHQIIRNLRIPRALAAALIGAALAMSGAIMQGMTRNPLASPSIMGVTSGAAFMMAVALVITPGASNIAMMLWAFAGAGLGTGIVFAVGSISKTGLTPVKLALAGTAVTAMLNSLSSGISIHFNIAKDMSFWYAGGVSSVQWVHVKLLAPVVIIGIILALLLAHSITVMNLGEDVARGLGQRTGLIKFAGTIVVLLLTGVAVSVAGTIGFIGLVIPHITRFLVGINYRWIIPCSAILGAILLVAADTVSRMINPPFETPVGTVTALIGVPFFLYLARREGRSL, from the coding sequence ATGGCAAACATTACAGCTGCTGACAAAGGACCCCGCCCTCTCCTTGCTACGGTTATTTTAATAGGCGGACTGGCAGTTCTACTGTTGACGATGGGACTGTCTATTTTATATGGAGCCGCAGACGTGAAATATGCAACGATTTGGCAAAGTATCTACCAATTCGATGCTTCCTCCACTTCGCACCAAATCATCCGGAATTTGCGGATTCCAAGAGCACTTGCAGCCGCTTTGATCGGAGCAGCTCTGGCAATGTCCGGAGCGATCATGCAAGGGATGACACGTAATCCGCTTGCATCTCCCTCGATTATGGGGGTGACCTCTGGTGCAGCATTTATGATGGCCGTTGCATTGGTTATCACACCAGGAGCTTCCAATATCGCCATGATGCTGTGGGCGTTCGCCGGCGCGGGATTGGGTACTGGAATTGTTTTTGCCGTCGGCTCGATTTCCAAAACCGGACTTACTCCGGTCAAACTGGCATTGGCAGGTACGGCGGTGACCGCAATGCTTAATTCGCTCTCATCAGGTATCTCTATTCATTTCAATATCGCCAAAGATATGAGTTTCTGGTATGCAGGGGGTGTATCCAGCGTACAGTGGGTGCATGTGAAATTGCTCGCACCTGTGGTCATTATCGGTATCATTCTGGCTCTGCTGCTCGCCCATTCGATTACCGTCATGAACTTAGGCGAAGATGTGGCCAGAGGACTCGGCCAACGGACTGGCTTGATTAAATTTGCAGGCACGATCGTCGTCCTGCTGCTTACCGGCGTGGCCGTATCGGTCGCGGGGACTATCGGGTTCATCGGTTTGGTGATTCCGCATATCACCCGCTTCCTCGTGGGGATCAATTACCGCTGGATCATTCCCTGTTCGGCTATTTTGGGTGCGATCCTGTTAGTCGCGGCCGACACCGTGTCGCGGATGATCAATCCGCCTTTCGAAACACCGGTCGGAACGGTTACTGCTTTGATCGGTGTTCCCTTCTTTCTTTATCTAGCACGCCGTGAAGGGAGATCGTTATAA
- a CDS encoding DUF4177 domain-containing protein, whose translation MYEHKFIKIELDYKQKPKEDYYSIVSEHEKEGWELVQIFAPPTKSYGLASFFELIFKRKKHESN comes from the coding sequence TTGTATGAACATAAATTTATAAAAATCGAATTGGATTACAAACAAAAGCCTAAAGAGGATTACTATAGTATTGTTTCCGAACATGAAAAAGAGGGATGGGAATTGGTTCAAATTTTCGCCCCACCAACAAAAAGCTATGGATTAGCTTCCTTTTTCGAACTGATTTTCAAACGAAAAAAACATGAAAGCAACTAA
- a CDS encoding helix-turn-helix transcriptional regulator, with protein MTKITKEIGNRIKYYRKKMCLTQSELSEGIISNSYLSKIENGFVKPPDEIINLLCKKLKIDPVSEKSERMNKICNIWFQNLFEQNLEEMKKNFHQINSHHDLITDNNVLLLIDIHKLRYYILLKDKKKAHEQYQYLKSHSKNLSGNQKYYWLKFRGYYFFYNLAYQKALESFQEAKDYINDVCHSQLKEKGSLYYMIALSASHTNQSFFTFKYANKALKYYQKYYNLKKCAQCHILLGITYLRINDIKNSLESYQSAQYIAEKTDDEELLSISVQNIGNLYSKINHSPKALEYFLKSYELRANKPKPHHITPIASLMKEYYQIGDLRNAEKWMKTGLSLLSHIKTSHIYQHEFDVYKHLIKGDNDALEELILNKIIPFLESKGLHHQKFSYYKLLGEHYFSKRKYKLSAMYFNFAMEVNI; from the coding sequence GTGACGAAAATAACAAAGGAGATTGGAAATAGGATTAAATATTATAGGAAAAAAATGTGCCTGACACAAAGTGAATTATCAGAAGGGATCATATCTAATTCTTATTTGTCTAAAATTGAAAATGGCTTTGTAAAACCTCCTGATGAAATTATTAATCTCTTGTGTAAAAAACTCAAGATTGATCCTGTTTCTGAAAAAAGCGAAAGAATGAACAAGATTTGTAACATTTGGTTTCAAAATTTATTTGAACAAAATTTGGAAGAAATGAAAAAGAATTTTCACCAAATTAATTCACACCACGATTTAATAACTGATAATAATGTGTTGCTACTTATAGATATACATAAGCTTAGATATTATATTCTATTAAAAGATAAAAAGAAGGCACATGAGCAATACCAATACTTGAAAAGCCATTCTAAAAACTTATCCGGAAATCAAAAATATTATTGGCTTAAATTCAGGGGTTACTACTTTTTTTATAATTTAGCTTATCAAAAAGCACTAGAATCTTTTCAAGAAGCCAAAGATTATATCAATGACGTTTGCCACTCCCAATTAAAAGAAAAAGGCAGCCTATATTATATGATTGCATTATCAGCAAGCCACACTAATCAATCCTTTTTTACTTTTAAATACGCAAACAAGGCATTGAAATATTATCAAAAATATTACAATCTAAAAAAATGTGCACAGTGTCATATATTATTAGGTATAACTTACTTACGCATAAATGACATCAAAAACTCATTAGAAAGTTATCAGTCAGCCCAATATATTGCTGAAAAAACTGATGATGAAGAACTTTTATCTATTTCAGTGCAAAATATAGGTAACCTCTACTCAAAGATCAATCACTCACCAAAGGCTTTAGAGTATTTCTTGAAAAGCTATGAACTAAGGGCTAATAAACCAAAACCGCACCATATAACCCCTATTGCAAGTTTAATGAAAGAATACTATCAAATAGGCGATCTTAGGAACGCAGAAAAATGGATGAAAACTGGTCTGAGTCTTCTCTCGCATATAAAAACAAGCCATATTTACCAACATGAATTTGATGTGTACAAGCATTTAATTAAAGGTGACAATGATGCCTTGGAAGAATTGATACTTAATAAAATCATCCCTTTTCTAGAATCAAAGGGGTTACATCACCAAAAGTTTAGCTATTATAAGCTTTTAGGAGAACATTATTTTAGTAAACGGAAGTATAAATTATCAGCAATGTATTTTAATTTTGCAATGGAAGTAAATATATAA
- a CDS encoding SDR family oxidoreductase, translating into MGKLNDKVAVITGGATGIGEATAKVFANEGATVVIADIKQEELEGTAKEIRDNGGTVKTYRVDVSKEEEVEGFADQVKEEFGRIDALFNNAGTDQEGGKVHEYPVELFDEIQQTDLRGTFLMSRYFIPLMLDKGGAIVNNASMSGSFADLDRSGYNAAKGAIINFTKSIAIDYGRQGIRANSVSPGTIETPLIDKLAGTKEEKSGRQFRESNKWLAPIGRLGDPEEIATAVLFLVSDDSSYMTGQDMIVDGGITAYTWPGKMVMDDSWKNTTE; encoded by the coding sequence ATGGGCAAGTTAAACGATAAAGTGGCGGTCATCACAGGCGGTGCGACCGGCATCGGAGAAGCGACTGCAAAAGTTTTTGCGAACGAAGGTGCGACGGTAGTGATAGCGGATATCAAGCAGGAAGAACTGGAAGGTACTGCGAAAGAAATCCGGGATAATGGAGGCACTGTGAAAACATACCGGGTTGATGTATCCAAGGAGGAAGAAGTGGAAGGCTTTGCTGATCAGGTAAAAGAAGAATTTGGACGGATTGATGCTTTGTTCAACAACGCAGGGACGGATCAAGAGGGCGGAAAAGTACATGAATACCCAGTTGAACTGTTTGATGAGATTCAACAAACGGACCTGCGCGGTACTTTTTTGATGAGCAGGTATTTTATCCCGCTGATGCTCGATAAAGGAGGCGCGATCGTCAACAACGCGTCGATGTCGGGCAGCTTTGCCGATTTAGATCGTTCTGGCTACAATGCGGCAAAAGGGGCGATCATTAATTTTACGAAATCCATCGCGATTGACTACGGAAGGCAGGGGATCCGGGCCAATTCCGTTTCGCCGGGTACGATCGAGACGCCACTGATCGACAAGCTTGCTGGCACGAAGGAAGAGAAAAGCGGTCGGCAGTTCAGGGAATCGAATAAATGGCTCGCACCGATAGGGCGGCTCGGTGACCCGGAAGAAATCGCAACGGCTGTTCTGTTTCTGGTATCTGATGACAGCTCTTATATGACGGGACAGGACATGATTGTCGACGGCGGAATAACCGCTTATACGTGGCCAGGAAAAATGGTCATGGACGATAGCTGGAAAAACACCACAGAATAA
- a CDS encoding aldo/keto reductase, which translates to MNNQIPEVTLHDGLELPVIGLGTYALNGNEGATAIQRAIEENGYRLIDSAYNYENEGTVGEAVKRSAVPREKLRITSKLPGRYQTYDKAIKTVQESLYRASLDYYDLYLIHWPNPKQDHYVEAWQALIDAKKQGLIRSIGVCNFLPDHLKRLEKETGEKPSINQIELHPYFNQEQQRKWHEKNSIKTESWSPLGHGNDILQQVTIQQIAERHQKSAAQVVLRWHYQLGAISIPKSANPDRQLENISIFDFSLDDAEMNSISSMTKPDGRINDQDPAVYEEY; encoded by the coding sequence ATGAACAACCAAATTCCAGAAGTGACCCTGCATGATGGTTTGGAACTCCCGGTAATCGGCTTGGGTACGTATGCCCTTAACGGCAATGAAGGCGCGACTGCGATCCAGCGTGCTATCGAAGAAAACGGCTATCGGCTGATCGACTCCGCTTACAATTATGAAAACGAGGGTACGGTTGGCGAAGCGGTGAAACGCAGTGCTGTTCCCCGAGAAAAACTACGCATCACATCCAAATTACCGGGACGTTATCAAACTTATGACAAAGCAATCAAAACAGTGCAGGAATCCTTGTATCGTGCCAGCCTGGATTATTATGACCTCTACCTGATTCATTGGCCCAATCCGAAACAGGATCACTACGTAGAAGCATGGCAAGCATTGATCGATGCAAAAAAACAGGGCCTGATCCGCTCGATAGGCGTGTGCAATTTCCTTCCCGACCACTTAAAAAGACTGGAGAAGGAAACGGGAGAAAAACCAAGCATCAACCAGATCGAACTGCATCCTTACTTCAACCAAGAACAACAAAGAAAGTGGCATGAAAAAAACAGCATCAAGACAGAATCGTGGAGTCCGCTTGGACATGGCAACGACATCCTACAGCAAGTTACGATCCAGCAAATCGCAGAACGCCATCAAAAATCAGCGGCACAAGTCGTGTTACGCTGGCATTATCAATTAGGGGCTATCTCTATCCCGAAATCCGCAAATCCGGACAGGCAACTGGAAAACATTTCGATTTTTGATTTCTCACTGGACGACGCGGAAATGAACAGTATTTCCTCCATGACCAAACCGGACGGACGTATCAACGACCAGGATCCTGCCGTTTACGAAGAGTATTAA
- a CDS encoding NAD(P)/FAD-dependent oxidoreductase, translating into MNEEELYDVTIIGGGPAGLYSAFYSGLRAMKTKLIEYQPHLGGKIHVYPEKMIWDVGGLTPVSGEKLIEQLVAQGLTFEPTVALNEKVVKITRNDENHFVLHTAAGLKHYSKTVIVAVGGGILKPQKLEIDGAEKYEVANLHYTVKSLNQFKDKTVIISGGGNAAVDWANELIPFAKQVYLTYRKDALKGHEAQVEQLKNSPAECYFHTSITKLVASKTKEKIKSVELTNHLTNEVTELPIDEVIINHGYERDTELLKNCSMDIKKRDDYFIEGTPSSESSVDGLFAAGDILKYDGKVHLIAGAFQDAANAVNRAKQYIEPDAQEYGMVSSHNDIFKQRNKALINQMVK; encoded by the coding sequence ATGAACGAAGAAGAATTGTACGATGTGACCATCATAGGAGGCGGTCCTGCCGGATTATATTCCGCTTTTTACAGTGGACTGCGGGCGATGAAAACAAAACTGATCGAATATCAGCCGCATCTCGGCGGCAAAATCCATGTCTATCCGGAAAAAATGATATGGGATGTCGGGGGCCTGACCCCCGTTTCTGGTGAAAAACTGATAGAGCAACTGGTTGCACAAGGGCTTACCTTTGAGCCGACAGTTGCACTGAATGAAAAAGTCGTGAAAATCACCCGGAACGATGAAAACCATTTTGTTCTGCATACGGCAGCCGGACTAAAACATTATTCAAAAACGGTCATCGTCGCTGTCGGCGGTGGTATATTGAAGCCGCAAAAGCTCGAAATCGACGGTGCGGAAAAATACGAAGTAGCCAACCTGCATTACACGGTGAAATCTTTGAATCAATTCAAGGATAAAACCGTCATTATTTCAGGTGGAGGAAATGCTGCAGTAGACTGGGCAAACGAACTTATCCCATTCGCCAAACAGGTTTATTTAACGTATCGAAAGGATGCTCTCAAGGGACATGAAGCGCAGGTCGAACAGTTGAAAAACAGTCCGGCGGAATGTTACTTCCACACTTCCATCACCAAATTGGTCGCAAGTAAAACAAAAGAGAAAATAAAATCAGTGGAGTTGACCAACCACCTGACAAACGAAGTAACCGAACTTCCCATTGATGAAGTCATCATCAACCATGGCTACGAACGGGACACGGAGCTGTTGAAAAACTGCTCCATGGACATAAAAAAACGCGACGATTATTTTATCGAGGGAACCCCGTCAAGCGAATCATCGGTGGACGGACTGTTTGCTGCCGGAGATATTCTCAAATATGACGGGAAAGTACACCTCATCGCCGGTGCTTTCCAGGATGCAGCCAATGCCGTCAACCGGGCAAAGCAATATATTGAGCCGGATGCCCAAGAGTACGGCATGGTATCCTCCCACAACGATATTTTCAAGCAACGCAACAAGGCGTTGATCAACCAGATGGTGAAATAA
- a CDS encoding vWA domain-containing protein encodes MKQKVTEIIFLLDRSGSMSGLESDTIGGFNAMMEKQRRLEGTTTVTTVLFDHEYDILWEGMDAEQAVLTSNEYVVRGSTALLDAVGRTILDVDRRHSQAGFEDRPDEVLFVITTDGMENASKEFSYEKVQRLIKRQKQLHDWQFIFLGANIDVAVEASRMGIEEEDAHAFEASAEGMATMYDQVNEMMMEKRSKR; translated from the coding sequence ATGAAACAAAAGGTGACGGAGATTATTTTCTTACTCGATCGGAGCGGCTCGATGAGCGGTTTGGAAAGTGATACCATTGGCGGCTTCAATGCTATGATGGAAAAGCAGCGCCGTTTGGAGGGCACTACGACAGTAACCACTGTTTTATTTGACCATGAATACGATATATTGTGGGAAGGGATGGACGCGGAGCAAGCTGTGTTGACAAGCAATGAATATGTTGTCAGAGGTTCGACCGCCTTGCTGGATGCTGTTGGGAGGACGATTCTAGATGTCGATCGACGACATTCACAAGCAGGATTTGAAGACAGACCGGATGAGGTGTTGTTTGTCATCACTACCGATGGAATGGAAAATGCCAGTAAAGAATTCAGCTATGAAAAAGTGCAACGCTTGATTAAGCGGCAAAAACAGCTGCACGACTGGCAGTTTATTTTTCTGGGGGCTAACATCGATGTGGCAGTCGAAGCGAGCCGGATGGGGATCGAGGAAGAAGATGCCCATGCATTTGAAGCGTCCGCCGAGGGCATGGCAACCATGTATGATCAGGTAAACGAAATGATGATGGAGAAGCGAAGCAAACGATGA
- a CDS encoding FecCD family ABC transporter permease, translated as MSKQTKKKTWLIGFILFLSIIATLVLSLNLGVIRISPLEIFRTVTGNGDAQNEMVLFQFRLPRMTIALLIGAGMAISGALLQSVTRNELADPGIIGINAGAGFAVVLYIFLFEGNAVASSSLSIYMMPLSALIGAVTAAVLIYAISWKNGVSPIRLVLVGIGINSAFAALIIIFQLKMNPDDFTRATVWLSGNISGTDWSYVLALLPWILLFVPLAIYKGKSLNTLYLGEDVAQGLGTKVERERMTVLFIAVALAGASVAVGGGIAFLGLVVPHLSKKLVGPTHERFLPISALMGALLLVVADTIGRNILAPSEIPVGLIVSIIGGSYFIYLLMKT; from the coding sequence ATGAGCAAGCAAACAAAGAAAAAAACGTGGCTGATCGGCTTTATTTTATTCCTGAGTATCATCGCGACACTGGTTTTGAGCCTTAATCTTGGCGTTATCCGGATTTCCCCGCTGGAGATTTTTCGGACCGTGACCGGGAACGGTGATGCCCAAAACGAAATGGTATTGTTCCAATTCCGCCTGCCGCGGATGACCATCGCCTTACTAATCGGAGCTGGGATGGCCATCTCCGGTGCCCTGCTGCAAAGCGTGACCCGCAATGAGTTGGCTGATCCCGGCATCATTGGAATTAATGCAGGTGCGGGATTCGCTGTAGTATTGTACATTTTCTTGTTTGAAGGAAACGCTGTTGCATCCAGCTCTTTATCGATTTATATGATGCCCTTATCGGCATTGATCGGGGCAGTAACCGCTGCGGTACTGATTTACGCAATTTCCTGGAAAAACGGAGTATCGCCAATCCGTCTCGTATTGGTCGGAATCGGGATCAACAGTGCGTTCGCCGCGCTGATCATCATCTTTCAATTGAAAATGAATCCGGACGATTTTACCCGGGCAACCGTCTGGCTGTCCGGGAACATTTCCGGAACCGATTGGAGTTACGTACTCGCATTACTGCCATGGATCCTTCTCTTTGTCCCACTGGCAATTTATAAAGGGAAATCATTAAACACGCTTTATCTGGGGGAAGACGTTGCCCAGGGACTTGGAACAAAAGTGGAACGGGAACGCATGACCGTACTGTTCATCGCAGTTGCCCTGGCCGGCGCCAGCGTGGCAGTCGGCGGCGGGATTGCCTTTCTCGGACTAGTCGTTCCGCACCTGTCGAAAAAGCTAGTCGGACCGACCCACGAACGATTCCTGCCGATATCCGCATTGATGGGAGCACTGCTGTTGGTTGTGGCAGACACCATCGGACGCAATATCCTGGCACCATCCGAAATACCAGTCGGTCTCATCGTATCCATCATCGGCGGTAGTTACTTTATCTATTTATTGATGAAAACGTAA
- a CDS encoding lacticin 481 family lantibiotic → MKENKALEAIQDISDEELADIVGADGAISTVSHECHMNTWQFIFTCCF, encoded by the coding sequence ATGAAAGAAAACAAAGCCCTAGAAGCAATCCAAGACATTTCGGATGAGGAATTAGCAGATATCGTAGGTGCGGATGGTGCTATCTCCACTGTCTCTCACGAATGTCACATGAACACTTGGCAATTTATTTTTACCTGCTGCTTCTAA
- a CDS encoding iron-hydroxamate ABC transporter substrate-binding protein, translating to MKKKSYLYIFTSLLVCFFVLSACGNNQDEDNTSDSDNENKQTETENESGERTVTDAMGNEVTIPENPERVIASYLEDYLVALDITPVAQWSVQDGASIQDYLQDSLGDVPTIPHDLPYETVASHDPDLIIMDSAEMVEGNKYEQYSSIAPTYVVGTEQNNDWREEFKQIGEIFGREDDVQKELDEYKQKAEEAGEKIQTTIGDESVAAIWLVGGTFYIVSDNLSSGDVLYNDLGLALPNVVKEISESSEANWSEISLEKLAELDADHIFLINSDGEGAEALQDDIWQNIPAVKNDNIYEYGPESSWLYTGPVANEQMIDDAVESLTE from the coding sequence ATGAAAAAGAAAAGTTATCTTTACATATTTACCAGCTTGCTAGTCTGTTTCTTTGTTTTATCTGCTTGTGGAAATAATCAGGATGAGGATAATACCTCTGATAGCGATAATGAGAATAAACAAACCGAAACGGAAAACGAATCCGGTGAACGAACGGTGACTGATGCAATGGGAAACGAAGTCACCATTCCCGAAAATCCAGAGCGAGTGATTGCTTCCTATTTGGAAGATTATCTGGTGGCTTTGGATATTACACCTGTCGCACAGTGGTCTGTACAGGATGGAGCAAGCATCCAGGATTACTTGCAGGACTCGCTGGGCGATGTCCCGACCATTCCGCATGACCTTCCGTATGAAACGGTCGCAAGCCATGATCCCGATTTGATTATCATGGATTCCGCAGAAATGGTGGAAGGCAACAAATATGAGCAATACAGCAGCATTGCCCCGACGTATGTCGTCGGAACCGAACAAAACAATGACTGGCGGGAAGAGTTTAAGCAAATCGGCGAGATCTTCGGCAGGGAAGATGATGTTCAGAAAGAGTTGGATGAATATAAACAAAAAGCAGAAGAAGCCGGCGAGAAAATTCAAACAACGATTGGCGACGAATCTGTAGCCGCTATCTGGCTGGTAGGAGGAACTTTTTATATCGTGAGTGATAACCTTTCCAGCGGTGACGTCCTATACAATGATCTTGGTCTGGCACTGCCGAATGTTGTGAAAGAGATATCTGAAAGCTCTGAAGCGAACTGGTCAGAAATTTCCCTGGAGAAGTTGGCTGAGCTTGACGCTGATCATATCTTCCTGATCAACAGTGATGGGGAAGGTGCTGAAGCGCTGCAGGATGACATCTGGCAGAACATCCCTGCTGTCAAAAACGACAACATTTACGAGTATGGACCAGAATCCAGCTGGCTATATACCGGACCGGTTGCGAATGAACAAATGATTGATGATGCAGTGGAGAGTTTGACAGAATAA